A genome region from Mesorhizobium sp. WSM2240 includes the following:
- a CDS encoding sigma-54 dependent transcriptional regulator: protein MGEELLIIEDDTMFGIDLKRHFERGGRTIRLVRSLREAEPFVYGTGYEGLVVLSDLHLPDGNALDLLERAREEGDKREWIFLTGLGEAPDAERAKQLGAFDFLAKPMDRDRLDRIVGAAFRGARAQRRIADETFQQRGRYSPAAFIGRSEAAARMRDTLARLCQAPLSGIVIVGETGTGKGLAARILHHSGRRAGGPLIEVNCAALPRELLESELFGHEAGAFTGAKGSHRGLMEQASDGTLLLDEIGELHLDLQAKLLKALEDKAIRRLGGERMIPVDVQIIAATNRNLRELVAEKAFREDLYHRLGVFQLELPPLRARKEDLDELIEELIREFNAVSGKRVRRIPESARKLLAAYDWPGNVRELRNVMERSVLLSTGEDLPTEWLQIRPGDTVAPVESGDFVRLPLDGSINFDAMEKLIIEAALQQDHYNVMATARRLGMTRETLRYRMARHGLQRRNAPQQ from the coding sequence ATGGGTGAGGAACTGCTGATCATCGAGGACGACACCATGTTCGGGATCGACCTCAAGCGGCATTTCGAGCGGGGAGGACGCACGATAAGGCTTGTTCGCAGCCTGCGCGAGGCCGAGCCCTTCGTCTATGGCACGGGCTATGAGGGGCTCGTCGTGCTTTCCGATCTGCACCTGCCGGATGGCAATGCGCTTGATCTTCTGGAGCGCGCACGCGAGGAGGGCGACAAGCGCGAATGGATTTTTCTTACCGGTCTTGGCGAGGCACCCGACGCCGAACGGGCCAAGCAGCTCGGGGCGTTCGACTTTCTGGCCAAGCCGATGGATCGCGATCGGCTCGACCGTATCGTCGGCGCTGCATTTCGCGGCGCCCGCGCCCAGCGGAGGATTGCGGACGAAACATTCCAGCAGCGAGGCCGCTATAGCCCGGCCGCCTTCATCGGCCGCAGCGAGGCGGCCGCTCGGATGCGCGATACGCTCGCTCGTCTGTGTCAAGCGCCACTGAGCGGCATTGTGATCGTGGGGGAGACCGGCACCGGCAAGGGCCTCGCGGCGCGCATCCTGCATCACAGCGGCAGGCGCGCCGGCGGACCGCTCATTGAGGTGAACTGCGCGGCGCTGCCGCGCGAGCTCCTTGAATCGGAGCTTTTCGGACACGAGGCCGGCGCTTTCACGGGAGCCAAAGGCAGCCATCGCGGCCTGATGGAGCAGGCAAGCGACGGCACGCTGTTGCTTGACGAGATCGGCGAGCTGCATCTCGATCTGCAGGCGAAGCTTCTCAAGGCGCTCGAAGACAAGGCCATCCGCCGGCTCGGCGGCGAGCGGATGATTCCCGTCGACGTGCAGATCATCGCGGCCACCAACCGCAATCTCCGTGAACTCGTGGCCGAAAAGGCGTTCAGAGAGGATCTCTATCATCGTCTCGGCGTCTTCCAACTCGAACTGCCCCCATTGCGTGCCCGCAAGGAAGATCTGGACGAGTTGATCGAGGAATTGATCCGTGAGTTCAACGCCGTCTCCGGCAAACGGGTGCGGCGCATCCCCGAATCGGCGCGCAAGCTGCTCGCCGCCTATGACTGGCCCGGCAATGTGCGTGAACTGCGCAACGTCATGGAGCGTTCCGTGCTCCTGTCTACAGGCGAGGATTTGCCGACCGAATGGCTGCAGATCAGGCCAGGCGATACCGTTGCCCCGGTGGAGTCCGGGGACTTCGTTCGACTGCCGCTGGACGGCTCCATTAACTTCGACGCCATGGAAAAGCTGATCATCGAGGCGGCCCTGCAGCAAGACCACTATAATGTGATGGCGACTGCACGGCGGCTCGGAATGACGCGCGAAACGCTGCGCTACCGCATGGCGCGGCATGGGCTGCAGAGGAGGAACGCCCCGCAGCAATAG
- a CDS encoding MFS transporter, translating to MSALSDLRSLTSQQRNAVVASFLGWTLDALDFFILVFVLKYVADEFGTDIASVTLAITLTLAMRPVGALFFGYFADRFGRRPTLMVNILLYSALEFASGFAPSLTALIVLRAIYGIAMGGEWGVGASLTMETIPPKMRGLVSGLLQAGYPAGYLIASLVFFLLFPLVGWRGMFMLGALPALVVFYIRSKVEESPVFVERQHRMQRVKIWSTLKRHAGLFVYAVLLMTAFNFFSHGTQDLYPTFLEVQQKLSTTTVGAIAVIYNIGAILGGITFGMLSERIGRRRGIVIAALLALPIIPLWVYSSGPVPLACGAFLMQFAVQGAWGIIPAHLNELSPDELRGTFPGLAYQLGNLIAAANATMQAGLAEHFGNDYAFALALVVGVVAVCVALLSGFGVEAKGIAFGKQGEITPSNPLRSVMSPPDDATHLKIR from the coding sequence ATGTCAGCCCTGTCAGACCTGCGCTCGCTGACATCCCAGCAGCGCAACGCCGTCGTCGCCAGCTTCCTCGGCTGGACGCTCGACGCCTTGGACTTCTTCATTCTCGTCTTCGTACTGAAATATGTCGCCGACGAGTTCGGGACGGATATCGCGAGTGTCACTCTCGCGATCACGCTGACGCTCGCGATGCGGCCCGTAGGCGCGCTCTTCTTCGGCTACTTCGCGGACCGGTTTGGGCGGCGACCGACCCTAATGGTCAACATCCTGCTTTACTCGGCCCTCGAATTCGCGTCGGGCTTTGCGCCGTCGCTGACGGCTCTGATCGTTCTTCGCGCGATCTACGGCATCGCCATGGGCGGCGAGTGGGGCGTCGGCGCCTCGCTCACCATGGAAACCATTCCGCCGAAGATGCGCGGCCTGGTCTCCGGATTGCTGCAGGCCGGATACCCGGCGGGGTATCTCATCGCCTCGCTCGTCTTCTTCCTGCTCTTCCCGCTGGTCGGCTGGCGCGGTATGTTCATGCTGGGCGCCCTGCCCGCGCTTGTCGTCTTCTACATCCGCTCGAAGGTGGAGGAGTCCCCTGTCTTCGTCGAGCGCCAGCACAGGATGCAGCGCGTCAAGATTTGGTCAACGCTGAAGCGGCATGCCGGCCTGTTCGTCTATGCAGTCCTGCTGATGACGGCCTTCAACTTCTTCAGTCATGGCACACAGGATCTTTATCCGACCTTCCTGGAAGTGCAGCAGAAGCTTTCGACGACCACCGTCGGAGCCATCGCCGTCATCTACAATATCGGCGCGATCCTGGGCGGCATAACCTTCGGCATGCTGTCCGAACGGATCGGGCGGCGGCGCGGCATCGTGATCGCGGCCCTGCTGGCCCTGCCCATCATCCCTCTATGGGTCTATTCATCCGGCCCCGTGCCGCTGGCATGCGGCGCATTTCTGATGCAGTTCGCTGTCCAGGGCGCCTGGGGAATCATTCCCGCTCATCTCAACGAGCTTTCGCCGGACGAACTGCGCGGCACCTTTCCCGGCCTGGCCTACCAGCTTGGCAACCTGATCGCGGCCGCCAATGCCACCATGCAGGCCGGACTCGCGGAGCATTTCGGCAACGACTATGCTTTCGCGCTCGCCCTCGTCGTCGGGGTTGTCGCCGTCTGCGTCGCGCTTTTGTCCGGCTTTGGCGTCGAGGCGAAGGGGATCGCATTCGGGAAGCAGGGCGAAATCACGCCCTCGAACCCCCTGCGGTCAGTGATGTCGCCGCCTGACGACGCCACCCATCTGAAGATCCGGTAG
- a CDS encoding KUP/HAK/KT family potassium transporter — MVEVPLTSPRVRGGAELAALGVVFGDIGTSPLYALRQGVAAAQAGGGAGQAEVLGALSLLFWCLTIVVTLKYVLILLRADHDGEGGILALVTLLKPRRDTHTGRLMLFLGLLGAATLLGDGVLTPAISVLSAVEGLQVFIPSLSKLAMPIAAFILVALFLVQRIGTESIARFLGPVMLVWFLAIGLLGLLGIAHEPRILAAVDPRPGLQLLVAEPRSALVILGAVFLAVTGAEALYADLGQLGRPVIQRAWFCVVLPALLLNYFGQGALLLTMPQALENPFFALVPTAFGIPMLILATLATIIASQAIITGAFSLTKQAIQLGYLPPMRVRHTSRRNERDVYIGETNALLMVLTVSVAVVFGSSASLASAYGIAVSITMVATAVLFVSGLDRFSDWAPRWLGGLAILLLAIDLGLLAANLSKVADRGWLPLGIAAFVLLVMLSWRRGLDQLAARQGRYAMPLSAFVAGPAATRVVGKTAIFLARSEGMAPLALILLRDLVGVRFASVVIVTVEVSQRPRVPSAERTTCSRIGRKLTQVSFRVGYMQDVRLPAMLGPVLHDAGIDAEDAIYLVGMERMIPTERVRSFRDVLTHISAFLARNCERDADRFALPQSRTIIIGRSLVLKEAT; from the coding sequence ATGGTCGAAGTCCCGCTCACATCACCCCGCGTCCGAGGCGGCGCCGAGCTAGCAGCGCTCGGGGTCGTCTTCGGCGACATCGGCACAAGCCCGCTTTACGCATTGCGCCAGGGTGTCGCGGCAGCGCAAGCTGGTGGTGGAGCCGGCCAAGCGGAGGTACTCGGCGCTCTATCGTTGCTTTTCTGGTGTCTGACCATCGTGGTGACGCTTAAATATGTCCTGATCCTCCTTCGTGCGGATCACGATGGAGAGGGCGGCATCCTGGCCCTTGTCACCTTGCTGAAACCACGCCGGGACACCCACACGGGACGGCTCATGCTTTTTCTTGGTCTGCTTGGAGCAGCAACTCTGCTCGGCGACGGCGTTCTGACCCCGGCAATCTCGGTGCTGTCCGCCGTCGAGGGTCTGCAGGTTTTCATACCGTCTCTGAGCAAGCTGGCGATGCCGATCGCAGCTTTCATCCTCGTCGCGCTTTTTCTCGTGCAACGCATCGGCACCGAGTCGATCGCCCGCTTCCTTGGACCCGTGATGCTGGTATGGTTCCTGGCCATCGGCCTGCTGGGACTCCTCGGCATTGCGCACGAGCCGCGCATCCTTGCGGCGGTCGACCCGCGCCCCGGTCTCCAACTGCTCGTTGCGGAGCCGCGGTCGGCACTTGTAATCCTCGGCGCCGTTTTCCTGGCCGTCACCGGCGCCGAGGCGCTTTATGCTGATCTCGGCCAGTTAGGCAGACCGGTGATCCAGCGCGCCTGGTTCTGTGTTGTGCTGCCCGCCTTGCTGCTCAACTATTTCGGACAAGGGGCGTTGCTGCTGACGATGCCGCAAGCCCTCGAAAACCCGTTCTTCGCGCTTGTGCCCACAGCCTTCGGCATCCCGATGCTCATCTTGGCCACGCTGGCCACTATCATCGCCTCGCAGGCCATCATCACGGGCGCCTTCAGCCTGACGAAACAGGCGATCCAGCTTGGCTACCTTCCGCCCATGCGCGTGCGGCACACTTCGCGCCGGAACGAGCGGGACGTTTATATCGGTGAGACCAACGCGCTTCTCATGGTCCTCACCGTCTCGGTGGCCGTCGTCTTCGGTTCCTCCGCAAGCCTGGCATCGGCCTACGGCATTGCCGTATCGATCACTATGGTGGCGACTGCGGTGCTCTTTGTTTCCGGGCTCGATCGCTTCAGCGACTGGGCACCTAGGTGGCTCGGCGGCCTGGCGATATTGCTTCTGGCCATTGATCTCGGGCTGCTCGCGGCGAACCTCTCAAAGGTTGCCGATCGCGGCTGGCTCCCGCTCGGTATCGCTGCTTTCGTCCTATTGGTCATGTTGAGTTGGCGCCGCGGTCTCGACCAGCTTGCCGCACGGCAGGGGCGGTATGCGATGCCGCTGTCTGCTTTCGTGGCCGGGCCAGCCGCGACACGTGTCGTGGGCAAGACGGCGATTTTCCTGGCCCGTTCGGAGGGCATGGCGCCCTTGGCGCTCATCCTCCTCCGCGACCTGGTAGGGGTGAGATTCGCGTCGGTGGTGATCGTGACGGTGGAGGTCTCGCAACGGCCCCGCGTACCGTCCGCCGAGCGGACCACTTGCTCCCGTATCGGCAGGAAACTGACCCAGGTCTCCTTCCGCGTAGGATATATGCAGGACGTCCGGCTGCCGGCCATGCTGGGGCCTGTCCTGCACGATGCGGGGATCGACGCTGAGGATGCAATTTACCTTGTCGGAATGGAGCGAATGATTCCTACCGAGCGCGTGCGCAGCTTTCGCGACGTGCTTACCCACATCTCAGCGTTTCTGGCCCGAAATTGCGAACGCGACGCTGATCGCTTCGCTTTGCCGCAGAGCCGCACCATCATCATTGGGCGCAGTCTTGTCCTGAAGGAAGCGACATGA